Genomic window (Nicotiana sylvestris chromosome 7, ASM39365v2, whole genome shotgun sequence):
ATACATAGAAATTGAAACAACggtaaaatagcataataacttAGTAGGAAGGTATGTTATTTCTAGATACATCAAAATTATTATAGTATTGAGTGAATGGGGATGAGGATTGTTGTGGTTGTGACTGTGGATATTGTTGACTTCTTTTATACATTATTCGTTGTTGTTCTTGTCGCATAAATTCACGACGAGTCGGATCGACAATAGAATCCACATCCATCATTAaaactttattttcttctttcatttcttttactcttagtttttctttttgaatAGTCAAAACTTCTTGTTTTGCCTTGGTTGCATTATTCATCGCCTCAACCATCCGATTATTTTCTAATTGGATTGTCTTCATATAATCTTCGTCAATTTTTCTCTTCATTTTTGCTTTCTTCACCATACTAGGCTGTTGTAATGATATGGAATCACCTG
Coding sequences:
- the LOC138872975 gene encoding uncharacterized protein — protein: MQDPNFKKGFKFDHVWAIMKDFEKFNDDDFGRKKPRKQDYANISSESENPTPDSPCLSYSNLSSFSLNLNEDVSGDSISLQQPSMVKKAKMKRKIDEDYMKTIQLENNRMVEAMNNATKAKQEVLTIQKEKLRVKEMKEENKVLMMDVDSIVDPTRREFMRQEQQRIMYKRSQQYPQSQPQQSSSPFTQYYNNFDVSRNNIPSY